A stretch of Triticum aestivum cultivar Chinese Spring chromosome 1D, IWGSC CS RefSeq v2.1, whole genome shotgun sequence DNA encodes these proteins:
- the LOC123165336 gene encoding uncharacterized protein, which yields MSTESRNGSDIDPENVIAVTLDDLSEDDRRELEQEIKKEMAERLKLQLTGYRKTSIGIVKKVQSAINEERLTFTESSKMKLDSDAFPINVVKLESKKMLIRSDQAEFARKKNVVDDNASPRMIKQKNPEVGVWKVNGRRKQAPRPKPPVSMLLEKYTSRKTSNVFNRLGDNKRLRSPSGPGGHEQWQRNLYDQQPYIAMEPTYWVVHLLCTRSFLHGVLILGCHILQCQVIFTQNGFCRGLCSEQTYMRKGLGSMRQLDHVMQLLSKGTGHWYGVHMVKFI from the exons ATGAGTACCGAGTCCAGGAACGGGAGCGACATCGACCCGGAGAACGTCATCGCCGTCACACTCGACGATCTGTCGGAAGATGATCGGCGCGAGCTTGAACAAGAGATTAAGAAAGAGATGGCTGAGCGACTAAAATTGCAGTTGACTGGATACCGCAAGACAAGCATCGGCATCGTCAAGAAG gtgcaatcggccattaatgaagAACGATTGACGTTTACAGAAAGTTCTAAGATGAAGCTCGATAGTGACGCTTTTCCTATCAATGTGGTCAAGCTTGAGAGTAAGAAAATGCTTATTCGGTCGGATCAGGCCGAATTCGCAAGAAAGAAAAATGTCGTTGATGATAATGCTTCTCCAAGGATGATCAAACAAAAAAATCCAGAAGTAGGAGTTTGGAAAGTCAATGGAAGAAGGAAACAAGCTCCAAGACCAAAGCCGCCAGTTAGCATGTTGTTGGAGAAGTACACCTCACGCAAGACCAGCAATGTGTTTAACCGGCTTGGAGATAATAAACGTCTTAGATCTCCTTCTGGACCTGGCGGTCATGAGCAATGGCAAAGAAATTTATATGACCAGCAGCCCTATATTGCAATGGAGCCGACGTATTGGGTTGTGCACCTCCTATGTACCCGCAGTTTCCTCCATGGGGTTTTAATCCTTGGGTGTCATATCCTACAGTGCCAGGTTATTTTCACCCAAAATGGGTTCTGCCGAGGCCTATGTTCAGAGCAAACATACATGAGAAAAGGGCTCGGCTCAATGAGGCAGCTAGATCATGTGATGCAATTGTTGTCCAAAGGGACCGGTCATTGGTACGGAGTGCATATGGTGAAGTTCATATAG